The nucleotide sequence GGTGGTGTGGACATTACGGTCACCCCGAAACATAGCCTCGCCTCAGCACGTGTCTCATCGGCCTCCATCTGGCGGCCACTGGATGTAGTTGTACCTTGCTTCTCTAGTGTTGACACACCCGCTGGATCATGTGTACTCAGCACCCCCCATCCCCCTGGTAAACCCTCTAAAGATGTCTGTTTAGgcttgtgacacacacacacacacacacacacacacacacacacacacacttcgatCTCCGTCCCAGCATCAGAACACAAGAGATCCAACGTCCAGTAATGTCGCTCGTAAATTTGCTGGTACCGTGGGTTGTGTTCACGCTGGTCTGCTCTGTCTCCTCACCCCCACCCTCGCGGAGTCAAGGGGCGTCAAGTGTACACAGCGAAGAAAGGACTGGTGGCACTGCTGGTGGCACTGATGATGCCACTCCCCGTTATGTCACTGGCTCTGATTTGCTTGGCTGTGACGGCGGCTCCTCGGTCACGCGTTTGAATCTCACAGGAGAAAGGTTACTTCAGGCAGTTCCGTCCATTACCTCCAGAGGCCTTCATCTCCTGGGTGTCCTGCAGAAGTACAGGAGTGACACCGCGAAGGTCAGGAGTCAGCCACTGTCGAATACCACGGATCTAAATTTAACCACCACCAAAAGTGTCCACGATTCGTTCTCAGTAGATTTACCGCCACTCCTCGATATAGatacagccactcagcaccgtCAACACCACGTGTCACGCCGACATTACGAACACCAGGGTAGCGAGCAGCACCAGTATTATCAAGGTGAGCAGGGAATGTATCACCACTACCCGATGGTGAAGTGCAAACACTCGTACTCCGGCATCTTCTCCTTCCTGGCCTTCTGCATACTCTCCTTAGACCTGACATCGAATATAATGAAATCGATCAACATTTCAATCAACATTGGAGGTAAGGCTCACCATAAATAAATCTGAGTTATTATTAACAATTATATATGCAAATTATGTTTGTGAGTAGTTGTGCACAGTATCAGAGAAATTTAATAgtcaaaacacaaaataatattcAATTCGTGATAATTTGATTTCGTAAAAACTGAAAAGTTTACGGAACATACTAATATCCTAATGAGACCTTCCATCTTGCAGGGGGCGGCTGTAagtgttgctgtggtggtgagaatGGTACCGATTGTGGgggaagtaataataacaataacaataataataataataataataacaataacaataataataataataataatagacgaGGAGGAACGTTTTTCTCTGGTAGGAAATACATTATTGGCAACGATAGCGGCTGtggctcctgctgctgctgtggggACGGCAatagcaatagcaacaacagcaacaacaacaacaacaacaacaacaacggagctggaggaggaaacagcacatcgggcggtggaggaggaggaggaaataataacaataataacaataataattactacaATCCAGCGGCGGTACCATACTACGGGTATTATCCTCCTCTGccttacgactactactactttgggCGTTCCCTGGTGGACAGGGTTGTGGAGGGACTGGGCAGCGTCCTTCACCCGCCAAAGCCAAACCCCATCAGTCTACCAGAACACACGAGTGAGACCAGTAAAGACGAGGACAGCTGGACGGAGGGACACACTGAAGCACCGTcacactcctttcctttccttcatgaaAGAAATCGTAGAGAGGAGACAGCAATTTCAAACAGTAAGAGGGAATTTCAGCACGATGATGAGATAGCGAGCACAAGTAAAGAtgcaataaataagaaaatatccaCGGATATCCCAAAACTGCATTCAAGAAGTTCCTATGACACTACTCAAGAAGATTCCAATGGCGAGAAGAGACAGGCAGTACATATCGGGGAAAGGCAGCAAGATGAAGTAATCTCGAGCTCTCCTGAAGACCTGGTGGGGATAGAGCCTCTGTGGCCGACCTACCAGGAGGCACTTGACATGCTGctaatggaggaggagtgggtggaTGAGCTTTTCTTGGGTAAATGGTTCAGGGTTGTGTTGAAAGCGTTGAGACCTCACCTAGATGCGGCTCGACAGGTACACAGTCACACGCCCTGAGCAGGCAATGAGGAGATAGGATCTAAACAATACTCTGTGGGGTTTGTGTGGAGGGAATTAACAGGTGAATCTTCTTCTTTAGATTGTCTGGAGATTTAAGGTTATGTTTATAATGCTGAACGGTTAAAAAATGAtgtggaaaagaataaagggaagtAGGTATTAGTGATGGATTAGTGATGAAATGTGCAGAAATAATTAGGGAAAAGAGATATGATGTGTCTGGGCAATATCTAACAAATATCAATGACCTTTACCCGTGCAGTGTTCGCATGCTCTTGCTCTATTTGTTGTGATGATGCTTGTGTAATAAAACAGAGGAGAAATAACACCTTGATTCCCACATCCCCACACACTCCCACTCCCACACATAATGGGCCTCACGTACACGTTCCATCCACGCCGTCACACTGTCACACCCTCAACGTTACGGGAAGACACGactctttcccattataggtACGAGTAGCTGGTGGTTGTTCACATCCATTACGATGCCGTTATGTTCAAACACCGGATtgcagattattattattaccgtatctgatggtgatgatgttactactactactactactactactactactactactactactactactactgctactactactactactactactactactgctgctgctgctgctgctgctgctgctgctgctgctgctattactgctactgctactactactaccactactactcttcctgctgctactgctgttatattgataatgatatgatgaagatgatgattatggtgagaataatgatgatgataatgatgatgatgataataataataataataatgataataataataataataataataataataataataataacaacaacaacaacaacaacaacaataatcgaagaaaaaaattaaactcgAATACAAAAGGAAGTCATGTAGCAATGAACACGCACCTCCTCCCCTTCGACGTCACCTAACGGAGGAGAGTATTTTAGTCCGCACTCAAGGTAGGTGGCTCTGCTGTTCTCTGTCTCCCTCAGTGGTGCATGAGCCAACTGtcggagagagaggagagggagcagCTGGAAGACCACTCGGGAGATACTCCAACGCAACTACGAGTATTCCAATGCAAACTTCAGACAGGTGAGTAGTATTGTGTACAGTGATGAAGATATATCGATTCGAAGTAAAATGtgcttggtaatgttgttattccCGCGCTTAAAACAGGGCAAGCATGAGGACAACGTGGTTCTGGACATGGGTGGCGGTAGGGGCGTGTGCTGCCGCCACTGTCTTGGAACACACGATCGGTGACCATCAGGATGATGTCTCGACATTCTCTACTTCTGCAGGAATTGGCTCCCTCGCCCGCAgtgaacatgtgtgtgtgtgtgtgtgtgtgtgtgtgtgtgtgtgtgtgtgtgtgtgtgtgtgtgtgtgtgtgtgtgtgtgtgtatgtacctcATAACCTACAGTACAAACGCCACGAAACACTCATGACATATTAAAATATCGTAAACATCAAGACCACGATACGAATTCTTTTTATAGTGTTTCATAAAAAGCTTAACGATATTTGTGTCCTTCACCACCATCTGCTTCTAATTTGATTATGAAATCACTCCTTGCAGGCCGCACACAACGGTATGACGGGTAATCAGCAGCGAATAAAAAATCTGGAGAAGCAAGACTGGAGAGTGTTGGTGCGCGATCCTTCCTTCAGAGAGTTCCTGAAGAAGGAGATATTGCGCTCAGGTGGCCCTGCCTATGCCCAGTATGACGCCATCATCGACGAGGCTGCTGAGGCGGCGGAGAGGCTCCAGAAACAGTCTGGGGGTGACCTGCACAAAATCACGGAAGAGGTAGTGGCGGAGGCGGAAGTTCGGGGACTGAGACAAGAGAGGGCGGCAGCGCTCCGGCACCTGTACGATGTAGTGACCCAGCGAGCCAAAGGACAAGTTCACGACAAGGGTTTTAACGGAGAGCAAAGCGAAAGAGAATCTTCGAGACGATACAGTTATGTCCCccacaacaattactactacgcTCCCTTATCTACCATACCAATGAATGACATGGTAGAGATTTTCAATGCACTAAATCCTGGTTATAATGTAGATGCATCTTCATTCAACGACCGGTCTTCCTACAACCAGCAACCAAAGCCCTCTGGATACGGCCAAGCTCCTCCCTCCTACAAACCTCCTCCAGTCATCGAGGTGTGTCCGTCAGGTCACAGCGGagtgttttccttctttgccttcctcaccctcctcctcaccctcatgATCGACTTTACtctcaacatcaacatcaatgCCACAGGAATCGGCGGCATTGGCATTGGAGgcggcaacaataacaacaacaataacaataataacaataacaacaacaacaataataataataataataataataataacaacaacaacaagcgaGGTTTTTCCACGATAGTCAATAGTTTTGGCGGTCTGGACATAAACTGGGCCTCGGTGTCTGATCTGAACCTCATCGACCATACCGTGACGCGTAATGGCGATGGACAGCCTCGTAGGCCCCGCCACTTGTCACCCAGCAGTCCTCACGCTCAGCAaatcaaaggaagaaaattcATCACAGCCTTCGATGTTTGGAGAGATGCTTACCCGCTTGGATCTATCTTTGATTCCCCACACGAGACAGGGGAGGAGCCGCCTTCACAAGATCACCTGAGTGGTCTGTATGATGTTACAAccctcacacactcattcaATTCTTCATTACTACCATACTACAGTTATGCCTTTACCTCTCATCATTCGCCGTCTACTGGCCCGTTCACCTCGTCTCAGTCGATACggcataaagaagaaaaaaagataagtgaaaATATTGATCAAACACTGGACATGAAAAATGACTCTGAGGGAATAGATTCGTTTACTAACAGGTCGGTGGCCCCAGTGTTAGAGACTGCGAAGGACTCGGAATCAGAGGACAATAGTAACTGGCATCGGTTGCAGGAAATAGTCGAggcagaaataagaaaatatttaaacgCTGAAGAGAAGACCCCGAAGATCACGACTGACACCCATGTGGAAGGATCCCGTCAAGAACGATCAAAGCAGTGGAAGGACAAAGGACATGGAGATGTTCCTAACGAGCACTACGAGTCATTTATCCTACCTGGCAATAAGGTAGGATCTCCGAGCAGTTCGCTTTGATGGCTAAATATAATTCTTTATACAACACAAAGACATGAAGAATGACTTATGTACTTTCTTACTCTTAATGTCGCCAGGTGAGTCTTCAGCGATGGTGTACTAGCGGCTTCGAGTGCCAGGGGGCGGCAGTGAGAGCAGCCTTCCAGGTGATGCGCGGGCACATGCTGGCACTGGCTGAGACCCAAACGGACTGCGTGCTGTGGCTGCTATGTGATGCTGCTGCCCGAGCCTCTGCTGAAGGAGCTGTCGGGGCCATGGCTGCCACTTTGGCCAGGTAAGCTTGAGTGAAAACCCTggctacttatttatttttttattatattattttggtAATTTGTATTTCATCTTCGCTGTCCTTATGCTCATGACGCGCCTATAGTGGGTTGGCCAGCCAGTTCCCGGAGGCAGTGGGCGGCGTGGACATGCGGGCGCTGCTGACAGCGAGGAACGTGGGTCTCCGCACGGCTGACTGTTCCAGTTTCCAAGCGTCAGGATGCCACGTGGCTGGATTTAACCCCAGCAGACGTGATCACTGAGACTATACCCTGGCCGGTGGACCTCGCCGTGACTCTTCTATCTGAACAATACATCGTACTGATGTTTATATATCACAAAAATGTTCACGATGGACCTTGCAGCCGATCATTGgttcaataaataaaagagtgcCATAtgtgtttatttgatttttcataACCAAATAACTAACATGATTGCGCTGTGCGTGGCGAAATATGAGGAGCAAAGGACATGTAGAGATGGTGGGGAGAAAACAATTTATAATGGGATGTTACTGTGATGGAATTTCTGTGAATGAGGAGGGGTAcattatggatgggaatgaatGCAATGAGGTTTGCGATAACCTTCACTGTACATAGGCAGCCTCGACGAGAAGTGTTCTAACATTTCCTGTAGCTTATGGTAGTAAGGGACTCGTCAGTCATACTGAGGGCAGTCGTGATGACGCCACTCACACCATGCAGTCATTTGAATGGTGACGCCCGCTGCTCAGAGGAGCGTGAGACTCGCCACGTCCATTATCTCCTCCAGGACTGACTGGTAGGCGAGGGCAGGCAGCGTCTCATCGCGGGACACACCTGGATAGCGGTAGGCGAGCGGCACCGCGAGGCATTGAGAGAACCGAAGGGCGCATCCTTCCTTCCGTGCCCCAGCTTGTCCTGCTTCTTCCGCGTCGGCAAACAGTGTTGAGTTGACCTTAAGCAGCCACGAGGCAGCATTCTGACTGAGGAGAGATGTTTATTCAGAACAGGCGTATGGGAAGCAAGATGAGATGTGCTCAACCTCAACCATGGagacttttcttctttaatcgacAATTATGGCAGGTCATCACGTTCACGGCAATGGTACACTGCGACTCTACTACAACAGTCATAGCTGAATTGTTACTCACGTACCTTGCTACTCTGGACACCACTTCCCCGAGAGGCCCGGCGGCAGCGGCCTCTTCGGCACCTTCACACACAAACTTATTGGCGCATTCCTGGTCCTGCGCTGCCAAGGCGTTGAGGAACCCGCGCAGGAGACTGTAACTGGCTGAGGCCGCTTCCTGCATCTCCAGATCCTGCAAGCAAAGGATATCTTCTACAATCACCACTATCGCATAAATACCAGTGGCGTCGGTAATATACAAGACTTCTCTTAAATCAAACATCGTATCAACaaacctaaaaaataaataaaaatagattgtcttcttttttttttcgcataagTCGTTGGTTACAAATGTGTAACACCACTAAAAGAAAAGGCCCTCAGTTGCAAGTCAATCTACGAATGTTGGTTACTTGACAGGTCAAATCAGTGACTTCATTCTCAGCTTCGTCCGTCGCCTCTCTGCGTCGTCTCCCTGTCTCGTTCATGTTTTGAAGCTCCATCACGAGATCCAGCAGCGCCAACAAAAACGCTAGGAATCCAAAGATGCTGAACGAGTCTGTGCAGCTGCCGTACATCCGCCCCTGCAGGCTGATGAGGGAAAGAACGATGTAGTAAGCTCTATGAAATACATGATAAGTTGATTAAGTTTACTGTTTATCTATACTTAGTcgcatttttttaaatattttttttatctattcatttatttatatatctattatttagttattttatttatttatttatctatttattaattaatttatttatttatctatttggaCACGTTCATTGATATGAAATAAGGACCCTTCTTTTAAACACCGCTGCATTTATCTTCGCTACTAATATTGAGGTATATTAGAAGTTATTGGAGGTTTCAAGGATGCTTTCTTATTCTAGTAAGTCTTCCAGATTATCATGTATCATAAACAGGAAAAGGCACACATGAGAACCCGACCAATCATCTGtatgtcctttgaaaatagtcacaATGAGGACTAAGaaagtttcagaatacgaactCATGTAgccatttatttttccctcacaAGTGGTAGGCGAGCGATGCGTATTTAAATGCTATGCGACAAGCGGGAATTGCAGTTATAATTATGTTGGTTAAACTCCCTTAGGAAAACTGCAATGAGTTACCTGTAGGATGCTGAGGCCAAGTGTGACTGAATCTGCTCCAGGACAACACTACCAAGGGAAAGTGCAAAATTAATTATTATACTTCGTAAATGACCATGCAGATGCGTGGACTGATATATTTTCATTAGAAAATATATCAGTGATGATAGtgctgatggtgataataataataataataataataataataataataataataataataataataataatgaatgtgaTGACGATAGTGAATAAACCAAATCATAATAGTTACATGCATGCATACCTGGCCACATCAGAAGTCGtcatctcatcaccatcatcactcgCTTCACAGACCCCAGCCacccccaacaccaccaccaccagaagtgcatccacagccaccatcgccGCGGAGGAATATTTGATTTACTTTTATACACGTGTTGCTTGTAATCTGTAAAGgcgttgtttttttgtttagacAAACTCGATAACTCAGTGACTAATTCCTCAGCTTACTGTAGACATGAATAATACAATAGGAAGCTAAGCCGCTTTGGTCTTCACTCACGGCCGTCCACCAACCTTCTGTCTCACAGCACACACGCGCCACCGCAACGTCACGACTCGCCTCCCACGACACACTGACCCACTGATGTCTTCGTCATCTCGTGCTCACCCGCCCATTCCTCGATGAGCTTAAGTCACACCTAAATGGGACCAGTAGAGTTATGTTGATTGGCGAGTCATATTTTAGCTACAATGTATAGTTAACGTAGATCCGAACAAATTTCATAACTAATTACTAAAACAGTTGTCTCCTTCACTAGAGGGTCACCATTATAGTCTGTCGGCGACACTCCTAGAGGATATTGCTCCTACAGCGAGAATccggccttttttttttttatgaaaggaagtgatgggttaaaaaaaaaaagtaaaaacagtgATAATTTTATGAATAGAGAATAAACAAATTAGTGATGTAAGTTCACTATTTTTTATACCCATTAATTTTAGATTGTCACTTTCAGAGCCTATGAAGGATAGAAACGCCAGTCTAAAACTCATtcagattttattttatctattttttttttatcatctgcaGATTGATTTGACAATCATCATCACAGAAGTACCATTTATATACAGTATGCTACAGACTTACAACATAACAATGGACTCATGGACTATTGGCAAATGCATGAACCATGACAGGTGAAGGAACTGATGTGGCTGAATCATCACTGATCTGCATTGCTTCTAGCAGCAAAAATTTTGTCAAATTGCAAGACTAGACATATCAGCTGTACATTACGAGTACACTATGCTGAgatttttttcaggttttttagTGTCATGGAAGGAATTACAAAAGGACAGTctgatataaaaaaatgatgaaatggcATTGGCAACTGTCcctgaaaataaggaaagcagaTTACCGTCATTACCTGCTTAATTCATGTACCATTCACCCTTCACAAACACACCTCAAGAATCAGTCACACCTTGTTTGCACTACATAACTTCTTCACAATACCAGCCTGTCATGCACATCATTCTGTAACTCCACTTGCTGCTAGTCCTGTGAAATCAAGCACTTGTACATAAAGATGACAGCTTACCATTATGTAGGCAAAATACAATGACAAAATACATAAATCAGGGAGAAATGAAAATTCTCTTACATGCTTGATTGTAAACAAGTTCAAAGCTAGATGCAAACATTGCATGGTAGTGTGTATGTGCATATCATATACAgaacaaaaattttgagtgaattcCTTACagatttaacttttcttttacagtctagacaaaagaaaaaatatacgatAACTAAATTTATGTCAACctaatcacacttttttttcacaaaatgAGGAGACTCACatttggtaaataacaaaagaaaaatattctaCACATAAAAGTGCCAGAAACCACTAAGGATTCATACAATTCAGTACCCAGACAGAGCCAAGCATACTTCACAAACCACACTCCTTGATGGCACATTATGTGAACCATCTACACTGTTTTATGGCACCTTGAGGTTTATGAAGTCTGAAAATTTACATCAGCTCATCTCATCTTAAAAATAAAGTGGGTTTCTTTTCAATAATCCAGAGAGTCTTTTTACCAGTTCACTATAATACTGACACCTACGGTATATTTTGATCAGTCACTACAGAGTTGTGTCCATTATGGATGTTTGTGCTGCCTGGAGTTTGTACAAAGTGTAGAATGTTTCAATAAATACAATGGTAACTAACATCAAAATTGATTTTGGTATGGGATGgctggcaaaaaaataaaaatatcagcAATATAATCATGTAGTATATTAAAGTATTAGCAAGACAATGCTGACTGAGTTGGCACATTTTATATACTGTATATTGTCCTATTTCTGATTCATACATTGTTTCTGATTCCCATAACAAAGAGATTCAAGAGATCCTCTATAAGCTCTAGATAAATTAGTTATGAAAAGCTGTTAACACAAGT is from Scylla paramamosain isolate STU-SP2022 chromosome 9, ASM3559412v1, whole genome shotgun sequence and encodes:
- the LOC135103677 gene encoding uncharacterized protein LOC135103677: MTGNQQRIKNLEKQDWRVLVRDPSFREFLKKEILRSGGPAYAQYDAIIDEAAEAAERLQKQSGGDLHKITEEVVAEAEVRGLRQERAAALRHLYDVVTQRAKGQVHDKGFNGEQSERESSRRYSYVPHNNYYYAPLSTIPMNDMVEIFNALNPGYNVDASSFNDRSSYNQQPKPSGYGQAPPSYKPPPVIEVCPSGHSGVFSFFAFLTLLLTLMIDFTLNININATGIGGIGIGGGNNNNNNNNNNNNNNNNNNNNNNNNNNNNKRGFSTIVNSFGGLDINWASVSDLNLIDHTVTRNGDGQPRRPRHLSPSSPHAQQIKGRKFITAFDVWRDAYPLGSIFDSPHETGEEPPSQDHLSGLYDVTTLTHSFNSSLLPYYSYAFTSHHSPSTGPFTSSQSIRHKEEKKISENIDQTLDMKNDSEGIDSFTNRSVAPVLETAKDSESEDNSNWHRLQEIVEAEIRKYLNAEEKTPKITTDTHVEGSRQERSKQWKDKGHGDVPNEHYESFILPGNKVSLQRWCTSGFECQGAAVRAAFQVMRGHMLALAETQTDCVLWLLCDAAARASAEGAVGAMAATLASGLASQFPEAVGGVDMRALLTARNVGLRTADCSSFQASGCHVAGFNPSRRDH
- the LOC135103678 gene encoding uncharacterized protein LOC135103678 isoform X1, with the translated sequence MVAVDALLVVVVLGVAGVCEASDDGDEMTTSDVASVVLEQIQSHLASASYSLQGRMYGSCTDSFSIFGFLAFLLALLDLVMELQNMNETGRRRREATDEAENEVTDLTCQDLEMQEAASASYSLLRGFLNALAAQDQECANKFVCEGAEEAAAAGPLGEVVSRVASQNAASWLLKVNSTLFADAEEAGQAGARKEGCALRFSQCLAVPLAYRYPGVSRDETLPALAYQSVLEEIMDVASLTLL
- the LOC135103678 gene encoding uncharacterized protein LOC135103678 isoform X3, whose translation is MVAVDALLVVVVLGVAGVCEASDDGDEMTTSDVASLQGRMYGSCTDSFSIFGFLAFLLALLDLVMELQNMNETGRRRREATDEAENEVTDLTCQDLEMQEAASASYSLLRGFLNALAAQDQECANKFVCEGAEEAAAAGPLGEVVSRVASQNAASWLLKVNSTLFADAEEAGQAGARKEGCALRFSQCLAVPLAYRYPGVSRDETLPALAYQSVLEEIMDVASLTLL
- the LOC135103678 gene encoding uncharacterized protein LOC135103678 isoform X2, with the protein product MVAVDALLVVVVLGVAGVCEASDDGDEMTTSDVASVVLEQIQSHLASASYSLQGRMYGSCTDSFSIFGFLAFLLALLDLVMELQNMNETGRRRREATDEAENEVTDLTCQDLEMQEAASASYSLLRGFLNALAAQDQECANKFVCEGAEEAAAAGPLGEVVSRVARMLPRGCLRSTQHCLPTRKKQDKLGHGRKDAPFGSLNASRCRSPTAIQVCPAMRRCLPSPTSQSWRR